A stretch of the Lolium perenne isolate Kyuss_39 chromosome 3, Kyuss_2.0, whole genome shotgun sequence genome encodes the following:
- the LOC127344393 gene encoding uncharacterized protein, which produces MATSFAFGNSGAAGSTSPSPFSFSTAPSAFSSSPAPAFGSSPAPAFGSSAFPSAAASTPAFGSSLFGASPASASAPAAASSPSPFGFGATGFGAAQPPSSSASPLFGVAATSAAATTPTMFGTTTTTPSIFGAPATSSAATTPSIFGASATSSAATTPGLFGAPATSSAASTPSLFGAASTPATTPGIFGATTAAATTPSLFGAVSSAASTPGFGFGSSASGATTAPTPSFGFNSAPAASSTAATSASTPALGFGAATGSTLFGSTSPAPLFGTTAASSPATTAPSLGFSLSPATTASAPSFGFAPSSGSTTSSLFSSAPSASAFSFSNSAPAASSTPASGFSLATSQAASAPSMFSSTGAAASSSASSLFGASFAAPTPTFASVSATTASTVPSATATPATAGSLFSAPPSSSLGFSFTVPPSASSSAAVTATITSSSTSAAVTTTTPSTTTSAFPSFSLQPTTQASASTSVAPSTLFGSTTPTSTSAITTTTQATSSAVQASTTGSTTNAITPAASQAPKLPSEIVGKCVEEIIRDWNNGLQDRTAKFRKHATAISEWDRRILQNRNVLIRLEADVAKVVETQTSLERQLELIETHQKEVDKALQSMEEEAERIFQDERVLLREDEAASARDTMYEQGEVVENELQHMTEQVKSIIQTMNATQGGELEAADSMAPFDVAVRILDNQLRSLMWIDEKANEFSNRIQRLPNNSTVAERDSGIPRFWLS; this is translated from the exons ATGGCGACCTCCTTCGCGTTCGGCAATTCCGGCGCGGCGGGATCCACCTCGCCCTCGCCCTTCTCCTTCTCCACCGCCCCatccgccttctcctcctccccgGCACCCGCGTTCGGTTCCTCCCCGGCACCCGCCTTCGGCTCCTCCGCCTTCCCTTCCGCCGCCGCCTCTACTCCCGCTTTCGGTTCGTCCCTCTTCGGAGCCTCCCCCGCCTCCGCATCCGCTCCCGCCGCCGCTTCCTCCCCGTCCCCTTTTGGCTTCGGGGCCACTGGTTTTGGGGCCGCTCAGCCGCCTTCCTCGTCCGCCTCGCCCCTCTTCGGAGTAGCCGCCACCTCCGCCGCGGCAACCACACCCACCATGTtcggcaccaccaccaccacccccagcaTCTTCGGCGCACCAGCCACCTCATCTGCGGCCACTACCCCGAGCATCTTCGGCGCATCGGCCACCTCATCTGCGGCCACTACCCCGGGCCTCTTCGGCGCACCAGCCACCTCATCTGCGGCCAGCACCCCGAGCCTCTTCGGCGCCGCATCCACCCCCGCGACCACTCCAGGTATCTTCGGcgcgaccaccgccgccgccaccacccccAGCCTGTTCGGCGCCGTCTCTTCCGCCGCGTCCACGCCGGGCTTCGGCTTTGGCTCATCCGCGTCAGGCGCCACCACTGCCCCAACACCGTCATTCGGCTTCAACAGCGCGCCCGCCGCATCTAGTACCGCCGCTACCTCAGCTTCCACACCGGCTCTAGGGTTTGGGGCCGCCACTGGCTCGACCTTGTTTGGATCCACCTCGCCTGCGCCTCTATTCGGCACCACCGCCGCCTCGTCTCCAGCTACGACCGCGCCATCCCTTGGTTTTTCATTATCCCCAGCAACTACTGCCTCAGCCCCCTCGTTCGGCTTCGCACCATCGTCAGGAAGCACCACATCTTCCCTGTTCTCGTCTGCTCCCTCAGCCTCCGCCTTCTCGTTCTCTAACAGTGCTCCCGCCGCTTCATCCACGCCGGCCAGTGGTTTCTCCTTGGCCACTTCGCAGGCTGCGTCTGCTCCCTCGATGTTCTCAAGCACAGGTGCAGCAGCAAGCTCGTCAGCGAGCTCCCTTTTTGGTGCATCTTTTGCTGCTCCTACACCGACATTTGCCTCTGTTTCTGCAACGACTGCATCCACTGTGCCATCAGCTACTGCTACTCCTGCAACAGCGGGGTCATTGTTCTCGGCACCACCTTCTTCCTCTCTTGGCTTCAGCTTTACAGTACCGCCATCAGCTTCATCATCAGCAGCAGTTACAGCCACCATTACAAGTTCCTCAACATCTGCAGCCGTGACAACCACCACCCCTTCAACTACGACGAGCGCGTTTCCTAGTTTTAGCCTGCAACCAACTACTCAAGCTTCTGCCTCAACGTCGGTGGCTCCGTCAACACTGTTTG GTTCTACTACACCCACAAGCACGTCAGCCATCACGACCACAACTCAGGCGACTTCATCAGCTGTTCAAGCTAGCACCACTGG ATCTACTACTAATGCTATTACTCCAGCAGCATCCCAAGCACCAAAGCTCCCATCAGAAATTGTTGGTAAATGTGTTGAGGAG ATTATTAGGGACTGGAACAATGGGCTTCAAGACCGTACTGCTAAgttccggaagcatgccactgccATATCTGAGTGGGACAGGAGAATTCTGCAAAATAGGAATGTTCTTATAAGGCTTGAG GCTGATGTTGCTAAAGTTGTTGAAACACAAACAAGCTTGGAGAGGCAACTTGAGTTGATAGAAACTCATCAGAAAGAG GTGGACAAGGCTCTACAGAGCATGGAGGAGGAAGCTGAACGGATATTCCAGGATGAGCGTGTCTTACTTCGTGAAGATGAGGCTGCCTCTGCAAGAGATACAAT GTATGAGCAAGGTGAAGTCGTAGAGAATGAATTGCAACATATGACAGAACAAGTAAAATCCATCATTCAGACCATGAATGCTACTCAG GGTGGTGAGCTAGAGGCAGCGGATAGCATGGCGCCATTCGATGTTGCTGTTCGGATACTGGATAATCAACTGCGCTCTCTAATGTGGATTGATGAGAAG GCGAATGAGTTCTCAAACAGGATACAGAGACTGCCCAACAATAGTACTGTGGCTGAGCGCGACTCAGGAATTCCAAGGTTTTGGTTAAGCTGA